In one Vicia villosa cultivar HV-30 ecotype Madison, WI unplaced genomic scaffold, Vvil1.0 ctg.000345F_1_1, whole genome shotgun sequence genomic region, the following are encoded:
- the LOC131627009 gene encoding cytochrome P450 82A1-like has product MVLSTLQSILSISDLNQSNPKNMDFVLNYLDTTTIAFISLISLLFFLFRFSKVSHTKEPPIISGSWPLLGHLPLMRKTQTPHKTLGSLVDKYGPIFTIKLGATNALVLSNWELAKECFTKNDIVVSSRPKPVAVELMSYNQAFIGWAPYGAYWRQLRKIVTLEILSNRRVELLSHIRVSEVQTSIKELVNIWSNQVSQQSILLDDIKSSSTNDYVSVELKKWFAQLTLNMVLRMVVGKRCFGDVDEANKEEAKRFLENIRDFMRLIGTFTVGDGVPFLKWLDLGGHEKQMKKCAKKFDEMLNEWLEEHRVKKGLDSDDKVVGERDFMDAMLLVLKDKPIEEFDVDTIIKATTLELILGGSDTTAGTLTWAMCLLLKHPHVLEKAKEELNTHIGKERCVSELDINKLVYLHAIIKETLRLYPPAPFSSPREFTEDCTIGGYHIKKGTRLMPNLWKIHRDPSVWPDPLEFKPERFLTSHKDVDVRGQNFELLPFGSGRRMCAGMSLGLHMVHYILANFLHSFDILNPSPESIDSTEVLEFVSTKATPLEVLVKPCLSFKCYETM; this is encoded by the exons ATGGTTCTTTCAACACTACAATCAATCTTATCAATTTCCGACCTCAACCAATCCAACCCCAAAAATATGGATTTTGTCCTAAACTATCTTGACACCACTACCATAGCATTCATTTCTCTAATTTCCCTCCTTTTCTTTCTATTTCGTTTTTCCAAAGTTTCTCATACAAAAGAGCCTCCTATAATTTCAGGGTCATGGCCTTTACTAGGTCACCTTCCTCTAATGAGAAAAACACAAACACCCCACAAAACCTTAGGTTCCTTAGTTGATAAATATGGACCTATATTCACAATCAAGCTTGGTGCTACAAATGCATTGGTACTAAGCAATTGGGAATTAGCCAAAGAATGTTTCACCAAAAACGACATTGTCGTTTCGTCGCGTCCCAAGCCCGTCGCTGTTGAGCTTATGTCGTATAATCAAGCTTTCATTGGTTGGGCACCATATGGTGCATATTGGCGTCAATTAAGAAAAATTGTTACATTAGAGATTTTATCTAATCGAAGAGTTGAACTACTGAGTCACATTCGTGTATCTGAAGTTCAAACATCGATTAAAGAGCTTGTTAATATTTGGTCAAATCAAGTGTCACAGCAATCCATATTGCTCGATGACATTAAGTCGTCTAGTACTAACGACTATGTGTCGGTCGAGTTGAAGAAATGGTTTGCACAATTGACATTAAACATGGTACTAAGAATGGTTGTTGGGAAGAGATGTTTTGGTGATGTGGATGAGGCAAACAAGGAAGAAGCTAAGagatttttagaaaatataagAGATTTTATGCGTTTGATTGGAACATTTACAGTGGGAGATGGTGTACCATTTTTAAAGTGGCTGGATTTAGGAGGTCATGAAAAGCAAATGAAAAAATGTGCAAAGAAATTTGATGAAATGTTGAATGAGTGGTTGGAAGAACATCGTGTAAAGAAGGGTTTAGATAGTGATGATAAGGTGGTGGGGGAAAGAGATTTCATGGATGCAATGCTTTTGGTGCTTAAAGACAAACCAATTGAGGAGTTTGACGTAGATACCATAATCAAAGCCACAACATTG GAGTTGATTCTAGGAGGAAGTGACACAACCGCAGGAACACTTACATGGGCAATGTGTCTTCTATTAAAACATCCTCATgtcttagaaaaagcaaaagaagaactTAACACACACATTGGTAAAGAAAGATGTGTAAGTGAATTAGATATCAATAAATTAGTATATCTTCACGCTATAATCAAAGAAACACTAAGATTATATCCACCAGCGCCATTTTCATCACCTCGCGAATTCACCGAAGATTGCACAATAGGCGGATATCATATCAAAAAGGGAACTCGATTGATGCCGAATTTATGGAAAATTCATAGAGATCCTAGTGTTTGGCCAGATCCATTAGAGTTCAAACCCGAAAGGTTTCTAACTTCTCACAAAGATGTTGATGTTAGGGGTCAAAATTTTGAGTTGTTGCCATTTGGAAGTGGGAGAAGAATGTGTGCTGGAATGTCCCTTGGTTTGCATATGGTTCATTATATTCTTGCCAATTTCTTGCATTCTTTTGACATCTTGAATCCATCTCCTGAGTCAATTGATTCGACTGAAGTTCTTGAATTTGTCAGCACTAAAGCTACTCCACTTGAGGTTTTGGTTAAACCTTGTTTGTCTTTCAAATGTTATGAAACTATGTGA